CCGGCAACAACACGATTATCGGACGTGCAACACTTCCTTCGATGTCGGCAGCCACCGATTTGCCTGCGAATCGCAAAACCACTGTTTCGCCCGAAAGCGTGGCGCGTCCGGCGTTTCTTGGTTGATAAAAACCCGACACATTGCCGGTGAGCGTGAGAACGCGGGTTCTTGGATTAAGAGAAGCACTTTTGCTGCTCGATTCGATATGAACCGGCAAACCGCCGCCGCGCGCAGGCACGTCGATTTTCAATTTCACGTTTCCCGTTGCACGCACTTCCCGCATACCTTCGCTATCAGCATCAACGGCAATGGCGTCCGCCGAGGCATCCAGTTCGCCGGGCGCGACAACACGCGCGTTGCCGTCGAGTCGAATTCCGTTCGCTCTCAGCGTTTGTTTTTTGCCGGAGAACGTAATGTCATTTCTAGGTGCAGTTTGTGCGTTTGCTTGGGGCGCATAGGCCACGAGAGCAAGAAAGAGTACAGTCGAAATCGACGCTGTTGGTTTCATTGAAAGAGTTTTTTACTGAAGTCCGGCCCGGTTTGAATATTTCCCGTCACGTTGCGCAATGTCGCCGTCTTCGTCTCCAGGTTATAGACCAGATTCTGGCCGCGCTGTTCTCCGCGCTGCGGATCGAAAAAGTAAACATCGCCCGGCGCCAAAACGGTATTCGCCGCACGATTGTAGCGCGCTTCTTTGGCCTTAATAATCGCGCCGTCATCCGATGTGACGACAACACCGCCGCGCGCCACTGCGCTCTTGCCGTTTCCGGCAGCTTCGAGTGTAACAGCCCGCACGACCGCGTTTTTCCAGCGCGCGCGCACGCCACCCGACGCCAAAACCTGACCGCCATCGTCGCGGTTTCCGGCATTCGCACGCCACACGACACTTTTTGCGCTCAGGTTCGCGCCCTGAGCGGTGCCGCGAATCGTGCCCGAAAGGCGCGCCGTTTCGAACTTATCGTCGGCATCGAGACGGTCGCCGCCCAGAGTGTTGGCACCCTTGCGCATCGTGACATCGCCTAATGCCACAACACGCCCGCCGCCCCATGAGACACGCCGCGCTGCCACTGCGCCCGACTCATTGCGCGCCCTGACGCCGCCGGTGGCATTGACGCGCTGTGTGGCTTCGCCGAGGTTCGTGCTCTCGACACGCGCCGCCGAAACATCCAGATCGGCGCGGCGCAACCGGACGCCGCCTGAAGCGACAGCGCGTTTAGCATCGAGCCATGCTTCAACGCGCGGCGCCGTCACCGTCGCTCCATCCTGAACGAGAGTCACGCCTCCGGTGGCAACTGCGCGCGAAAGCTTGTCGTAGCCGCTGATCGTGCGCGCCGAAAGCGTCGCGCCATCTTTGGCGAGGCGCACGCCGCCGCTGGCGACTGCGCCGTTGAGATTCTTATCGGTTTGCACCGTCGCTGCCTGCAAAATCCCGCCGTCTTTCTCGAGCCGCACATCGCCGGAAGCGATGAGAGTTCCGCGCTGCCAGTCAAAGTTCGCCCGTTGCGCCGAAGCTTTTCCGTCCTTCGTTTGTGCCGATATTCCGCCCGAAACTGTGCCGCGCGACGCGTTTGTATCGGCATCGAGTTTGGCGCCGGAGATCGTCGTGCCTTCGCGTTCGGCGCGGACACTTCCTGTCGCCTGCACGCGCGCCGCCTGCCAATTCCAAACGGCACTTTTGGCGCTAAAACGACCTTCGGGCGCGGCCGCTTTCGGGTTAGAAAGCTGCGCAACACCCAAATTCGTATCGGCAGCGAGTACGGTCGAAACGACACGCGTTTGGCCCTGCGTCATGGTTGCGCCGCGTGCGCAAAACATCCGGCGTTTGGTAATATCGACGCGCGTTTCGGGCGCCGTCATCGCGACAGGGCCACGCGCGGCAAAAGCCCCTGTTTTTCCATTGGCCAGACGCGCTGCCGGAACTGAAAGCTGCACGCCACCGGTTAAGACCAAAATGGCGCCGGTCGCAGGTTTAGTGAGAACAATTCGCTGCGCGCGAAATGTTGTTTCCGGCTTGCCATCGCGGAACAACCGGGCCGTCGCTCCGTCTAGCGTGACTGTAAATGGAATCTTCTTTCCGTTTACCGTCTTTTCGTTTTGCGCGCGGGCGTTTTTCGCCCCGACTTCCCACAGCGGACGCCCTTTAGAATCGTAGCCCAGATATTTGGCGTTTGTCGAACGGACATCGCCAAAGTTAGAAACCTGCGACTGCGCTGCCTGACGCGCGGCGGCAGCCTTCTGCTCCAGAAGGGCGCGTGGGTCTTGCTGGCGCGAGCGGCAACCCGCTAACACTAAAGGCAGCAGCACGACGCCATAAAAAGTTCGGTCTAATAAAGGTTTACGAAACAAAGCGATATTTCCAGAGAGTCCACGCAGCACGCAATCCGTCGTGCAGGGCGTGAATCTTTTTGCCTTCCAAAACAGTGCGGGGCGCGTACGAAACGCCGAGTTCCCAGATGCGAATGCCGCGTCGCGCTAATTTCGCCGCGATTTCAAAATCGAGGTCGAAACCGTTCGCACGCAAATTAAGGCTGCGTGCGGTGTCGCGGCGCATCAGTTTATAGCACGTCGCCACATCGGATACCGGAACGCCATAAAGGACACGAAATAAAACCGACAGTCCCACGCGCCCATAATAAAACGCGGTGCGCGGCTGATTCGCGCGCGTTTGCGAGCCACGCAGCAAGCGCGTTCCGAAAATCGCCTCGACATGACGGCGACGCGGCTTTTCTGCCAGCGCCAACAACTTGAGATAATCGTTGGGGTCGTATTCCAAATCGGCGTCTTGAACTACAATCCAATCGCCGCGCGCCAAATCGAGAGCACGACGCACACTGGCGCCTTTGCCATTGTTTTGGGTTTGAAATGCAACACGCACCTCGCCAATTTCGTCGGCCCAAACGGCCTTGCCGTGCGCGACGAGGTCGGAAAGAAACTCGCGAGTGCCATCGGTTGAAATGTTATCGACGATGATGATTTCTTTTTCAATCGGCACTTGCCGGACTCGGCGCAGAATTTCTTCGAGCGTCGCGACTTCGTTATAAACGGGCATTAAAACCGAAAGTTTCATAAGCGAGGTACGGTCGAAATCGGCCGCACATTAAACAAGAGTGCGCCAGCTCACAATATTCCAAACCGAGAGGCCCACAAGGACGAGCGCAAAGCCAATCGTTCCGGTTTTGCCGCGCGCGGTTTCCATGGGAAAAATTTCGCGCCAGCCGAGAGCTAAAACCGCTGCCAGCGGCAAAAGAGCCGGATGAAGATAGCGCGCCTGTCCCTGGAATTGAATCAGATTGAAATTTGCCCACGCAGCGACGACAGCCAGCAAACCCAGCAGCCACCACAACCACGCGCGCTTGTGGCTCGAATTGAGTTCATCCCATGCGACACGGCGCAAGCCTAACAGCGCGGCCAGCGTGGCACCACCGCAAACCAATAGAAATGGTAAAGCGCCAAAGGCTTCGGGGCGCGGCCCGCGTGTGCCGAACAAATTCAACACTTCGAGTGCCGTATTGGGCCCGCCGAAAATTCCCCATGCAGTGCAAAACATCACCAGAAACAACGCGCGAATGTAAGTCAGAAAATCGATGCCTCCTGCGAAGAACGCCGATGGCCGTGGGGACGAGTTGCGGAACGCTTCGTCGAAAATGCGCACGGCCAATGGGTCGCCGTAAAGCGCGGTGTTTCGCACCAGCCACGGCCCACAAATAAGTGAGGCGACGGTCAGTGCGATTGCGGCGTTGCGGAGGAAAATCGTGCGCCGCAAGGTCCGGTCGATTTCGACCGGACTTTTCCACGAGGAATGAACCAACCAGCCCAAAGCGGCGAGGCAAACCGTGAGGGTGCTTGTTTTGGAAAGCATTGCCAAACCAACAGCAACGCCAATTGCTGCAGACAGCTTGAGGGAAGGAGCCTCCTCGGTTGAGCCGCGCGCGACGAGGTAAAACAGCAACGCGCAAAAGAAACCAGCGGCGGTGTCGTTGCCCGCGCTTGCGCCCACATTGATATGCAACGGCCATAACGCCACGAAACCTGCGGCTAAAATGGCCGCGCTTTCGTCGAACAAGCGACGCACTGCGCCAAAAACCAGCAAAATCGTCGCAGCACCAAACAATAACGAAACCAGGCGGCAGGCGTAGTTCTGCACACCCGGCCCAACCGCATTCCAACCGACCGCGGAAATCGCGTAGTAAAGCGGCGGCTGGTGAAACTCGTAGCCGGGGTCTTTGGTCGCGCCAATCGGTTTGAAAACCGGAAGCGAATGCGTCGTCGCCAGGTGCTGAACGTAATAAATATGCGCGGTTTCATCAGGCGCTTTGCCTAACGGCACGCGCAACACGAGTAAGCCCGCAATCGCAATGTAAAGAGCAACAAAGAACATCACCAGGCGGCGCGAAGTGGTAGTCATAAGAGGACAGTCGAAATCGGTGTTATTTCAGTTGATAAACGACATAACCGTTGGCGCTAGCGCTCGATAGTTCGGTGGCTTGCCCGCGCGTCACGATTTCATTCCATTGGTCGGGAACCGCTCCGAAGCCTCCGTTGCGCTCCGCCTGCGTATTGACCAAAACGTGGGTCGCACCCAGTTTTTTCAGTTGCGAAAACAATGGCTGCTTGTAATCGATGAGGTTGTTGTGTGCATCATCTGCCAAAAAATAATCGCGCTGGAGGTAATAGCAGCGGGGTTCACCCCACACAGCAAAGCGCGCGTTTGCCGGAGCGTTCGTCGCCGCCCAGTTCATCGCTTGGTAGCCGCCGAAAGTGCGGCGCAGATATTCATCCGGCGTTTGACCGCCTGACAACACCGCGAAGTTGCCGCGCGCGTGCGAAATTGTCAGAACCGGCGCGAATGCCAATGCAAGAATAAGACAGAGGCCTACAGCACTCTTGAGCAAAGTGCTACGCCGCAGAAAATTCTCAATGCCCCAACCACAGGCAACACACAGAAGTGCATAGGCCGGAAGCAAATAGCGCAAGTACTGACCGGTGGCAGCCCAGAAAACAAACAAGAAAGCGAAGGTCGCCAAACAGAATTTCACGACGAACGGCTTATTCTTCAAAAGCACCGAAGGCGCGCCGAAAGCCAGAAGCGCGGGGCCGATGACCGAATAAACCAGCATCCCCGGCGTTTCAAAAAGCCCGACGAATTTGCCGCCAACGTTTTGCACATTAAGCGGCGTGAAGACGAGGCGAAACGGCAAAAGCAGCAAATCCAGTGGACTGCGGCCCCAGCCGAAACCTTTCTGGTCATTCGCGTAAGCCGTTGCCATTTCCTGAGTCCAGCCGCGCCCGCCGAAAATTTCGTAGGCAAAGGGAAATACAGGGTTTCCCGTCAAGAGCCAGTTGCGCGCGTACCAACCGCCGCCGAGGATCAGAGCGACCAGTGCGCCTGCACCAACATGCGCGAGAGGCCGCTTTTCTTTGAGCGACACGAAAAGAATCCACAGGCCGAGCCAGCCGAAAATAAGCGCACCAAGATATTTTGTGCCCAGACAAAAGCCGCAGAACGCGCCACAGGCAAAAAGCCAGCGCACCCCTGCCGTTTCGCGCCATTCCAAAAAGCAGAGGACGGCCAAAAGTGCGAAAGCAACGAGAGCTAAATCGATGTAAGCCGTGGAGGCTTCACTTTGCACAACCGGCAGACTGGCCCACAAAGCGGCGGCAAAAACTCCGGCACGCGTGGAAACAAAGCGCCGACCGATGGCAAGGAGAGTGGCGCAGCCTAATGGCAGCATCAGCCAGTGAAAAAGCTTGGCGAACACAGCACCGTTATCCAGCCCGCGCCACGACAAAGCCGCAGCAAACAAACTTTCTGTTGTTAAGGGAAAGTATGAGTGATGATCGTAAGGAAGTTCGACCACGCGTCCTGCTCGCAGCCATTGAGCGGGCGTCGAGAGGTGATAAACGAGTGAATCGTAATCACTGGCCGTCGGTGGCACGAGGGTGAGCACAAAGGTCAGCGCGCATATACCCGCGACATACGCCAATAAAATTTTGTCCGTGGTTTCAAAGTACGGTCGAAATCGACCGTACTCGCGTGTGCGTTTCAAAGGAGCCAGCCATAATGCAAGCAGTAGAATTGCGAAGATGGAAGCGCATATCGCGGCGTTTAACTTGACGAGGCCAACCAGCCAGATTGATGTTCCGGCGAGGCCGAAGAAGCCGCCGAAGAGCGCAACGGCGACACTGGCACGCGCGGCAAAGCGCGACGCCATGCGCCAACTTCCCGCCGCCACGAAAGCGACAAGCCCAAGAAACATCGCGGCATCGAGCAGATAATTCATTGAAACAAGGCCAGTGCACTTTCGGAAATGCCGGGCACCCCAAAAACCCACGCGCCAAACAAAGCGAGAATAAACAGTGCCGCCAGAAGGTCTTTCAATTCGCGGCTCATCGCTGAAAATTCTCCGCCGGCGCTTTGTCCTCGTCGGCTGCGTCGATCAGCGTGAAGCGGTCGAGCAGTTTTTGCATCAAGCCTTTAGCTTCGAGAATCTTTTCCACGACTTCGCGCACCGCGCCACGCCCGCCGGCGGCTTTGGTTGTCCAGTCGGCGCGCGCGAGCACATCGGGATGCGCATCGGCAACGGCAACGCTGACACCTGCAACGGCGTAGGCTGGCAAGTCGGGATAATCGTCGCCGACGAAGCAGCATTCGTCGGGCGTGAAGCCACGCTGCTTTAATAACTCGCGTAAAGCGACAGCTTTATCGGCACACGCCAGAATGCAATGATGCAGCTCCAGTTCGGCGAAGCGCTGTTCGGCAACTTTTGAGGGCCGTCCCGAAATCCACGCGACCTCAATTCCGCTGCGTCGCGCGGCGACAAGGCCAAAGCCATCGCGCACATTAAAAGTTTGCAGCAAACGACCATCTTCATCGAAGGTCAGACTGCCGTCAGTGAGAACGCCATCGACATCGAGGGCCAGGAGTTTGATGCGCGCCCAGCGGTCGGCTTCAGCCTGACGCTGCTGCGCTTGTTCAATGGTTTCGGAAAGAGCTGGCGGGGTGGCTAGCGGCGCTGTAGGAATGAGCGAAATAAGGTTCACCTCATGCGAACGTGTCTGTGCGAACATTATAAAATGTCTGGAGTGAATTGGCTTTATTTCGACATCGAAACCGAACGCGCGTCGCACGAAGTCGGCGGCTGGCAGAATATTCAAGACTTGGGCCTCGCCTGTGCGGTCACGCACTCGTCGGCAGAGAACAGCTTTCGCGTGTATCGTAAAGCGCAAGTCGGCGACCTTCTCGAAGAATTGCGCGCCGCCGATTGCGTTGTTGGCTTCAACTCCATCGGCTTCGACGTGCGCGTGTTGCAAACCTTCGCCGATTTCGATCTGAAAACACTGAGACATCTCGATTTGATGCTCGATATCAAAGCCGCCGCACATTTTCGCGTGGGTCTGAATAACTGCTGCGCCGCGACTTTTGGCGAAAAGAAAAGTAGCAACGGGTTGGAAGCTCTCGAATGGTGGCGCGCAGGTCGTGAGCAAGACGTCATCGACTATTGCCAGCAAGACGTGGCAATCACACGCCGCCTTCACGAATGGGGCGCCACACATGGCTGGATAAAATGCACGGATCGAAGTGCGCGTGTCCGCACGCTGAATGTGCCGTGGACGCTTTCGGGCGTCGAAGCGCCGCCGATTCAAGGCAGCCTGTTTTAAAGACCGATCTATTTCGACCGTACTCCCGTCATGGCGGTTCTCCTCATTCTCTGTAGCGCGCTGATTGGTTTCGCGGTTTTGTGGAGCCTCATTTGTGTGCTGATTTCGTTGGTGAATGGCTGGCGTCGCCTCGCCGCGAAATTTCCGGCGTCTGCAAAACCCGCAGGCAGAACTTTTTTGCTGCAGCGGGCACATTTTAATGGCGCACAATATTCCGGCTGTCTCACTGTAACTGCGGGAGATTTGGGATTGTATCTCGCCGTTTGGCCGCTTTTCCCCGGCCATGCGCCGTTGCTAATTCCGTGGCACGAGTTCACACCTTTTCACGAGCGCAAAGTCTTGTGGTCACGCTCATGGGAAACGCGCGTCCGCCTCGGCCAACACAAAAACATCCGTATTTCGCTCTACGAACCGACTCGGGTCGCGGAAATCGAGCGGCAACGCAACCGGCCCGAAAATCACTCTGGTGCAAACGCCTGGGTTTCGGCGACAGCGCCTCCTATACCCGACGTGCCGCCTTACTGAATCATGAAAACATCGCCCGCAACAACGCGGCGTTTTTGGCCCTGCGCATCACGGACAAGGAGCGCCCCGTTTTCCTCAACGCCTGCAGCAACACCGCGCCACGCTTCGTGACCGACGCCGATTTCGACCGTACTTCCCTGCACCACATCGCGTTTCATCCATTGCTCCAGCAGCTGAGGGGAATCGTTTTGCGCCAAGAGTAGCAAAGGTTCAATGCGATTGAGCATGCTCTGGAGGACATCGTCGCGTTCGAAACGGCGCCTGGCTTCCAACCAGAGCGAGGTAGCGGGAAACAAAGGGCGCGACGGCAAATCGTTCTCCTCGTGCGCAATGTTCAGCCCGATTCCGATAACGGCAAAATCGAGCAGACCGTGGGCATTCGGCGCAGCTTCACTGAGCAACCCGCCGATTTTCTTGCGATGCACAAGCACATCGTTGGGCCACTTGACGCTTGCGCCGCGCACGTATTCATCGAGAGCGCATGCAGTGCCCAAAGCCGCCGCCATCGTGAGCAACGGGACACGCGCCAACGGAACGTCCATTCGCACCACGAGTGAAAAATACAAACCGCAACCCGATGGAGAATTCCAGACGCGCCCACTGCGCCCGCGCCCGCGCGACTGCGCTTCGGCTACAACAACAGCGCCATGAGGCGCACCGTCACGCGCCCAACGGGCAGCTTCATCGTTGGTCGAAGCACAGAGTTGAAAGTCGCGGCGTGGCGTTCCCAGCATAAAAAAGAGTTGCGGTCATTTCGACCGTACTTATTGAACTTCGATATCGAGGCCGAGGTCGATGGCGCGTGCTCCGTGGGTAAGCGCACCAACGGAAATAAGATCGACGCCGCTTTCGGCAACTGCGCGAATCGTTTGCAGAGTGATACCGCCGCTCGCTTCACAGAGCGCGCGCCCATCGACGATTTCAACCGCTTGTTTCAAGGTTTCGGACGGCATATTGTCGAGCAGAATAATATCCGCACGCGCTTCTACCGCTTCCAAAACCTGCGCGATGGAATCACATTCAACTTCGATTTTTACGGCGTGACCGATACTGTTTCGAGCGCGCTCGACGGCACTCGCGATTCCGCCACACAACGCGATGTGATTGTCTTTAATAAGAATCATGTCATCCAGTGCGAAACGGTGATTGAATCCGCCGCCACAAAGCACCGCATTCTTTTCTAAGAGGCGCAATCCGGGCGTGGTCTTCCGCGTATCAGCGAGGCGCGCTTTGGTGCCTTCAATCGCCTGGACGTAAGCACGCGTTTGAGTTGCAATGCCGCTCAGTCGCTGCGCGAAGTTGAGTGCTACCCGCTCGGCAGAAAGAACCGCGCGTGCATCGCCCGAAATGCCCAGGAGCGTGTCCCCCGCGCGCATCATTTCGCCATCGTTTTGAGCAGGAAAAAAGGTGGCCGTCGGGTCGAGCAAGGCAAAGGCGCAGCGCGCAACACCCAAGCCACACCAGATGCCATCTTCGCGCGTGCGGAGAAAAGCCGTCGCCCGCGCCTCGGCAGGAATAAGCGCCTGCGTCGTAATGTCGCCCGAGCGCAAGTCTTCGCGCAACGCCGCTTCAACTAAGGGCTTAAAAAGAAATTCTTGCATAAGTTCACCGCAGCTTATCAGTTTCCGTTTTTCGCAGCGGCTGACACGTGGAGCAAAAATGATACGAGCGCGCGGTTTTGCCAACGCCGAGCACACCGCGCTGAATGATTGTGCCGCAGGTCGCACAAGGTTCATTCGTGTTGCCGTAAACCTGCGGGATAAACGAACCGAACACGCCAAAAGTATCCTGATAACCGCCGTCTTTGAGCGTTGCGCCGCGTGCGGCAATCGCCTTTTCCAGCGTGGGGCGCATTGCCGCAACCAGTCGTTTCAACTGGGCGAGTGGCACATCGGAGGCGCGCTGTTCGGGATGAACGCCAGCCAGAAAGCAAACTTCGTCTGCGTAAATATTGCCCAGTCCAGCCACAAGTTTCTGGTCGAGAATCGCCGCTTTGATTTTTGTATTGCGTGTGCGCAGCCTGGCAACGAGCGCGGCTTCATCGAAATCAGCGTCGATGGGTTCCGGCCCCATGTTTTGCAGAAATGGTAATTCCTGCATCACGCCGATTCTTCCAAAGGTGCGCGGATCGGTAAAAACCAGTCGCCTGCCATTCTCGAATCGCAATAGTCCGTGAACATGCTTGGGCGCTTCGGCATCATCGTCGTCTTCGACGTGCAACCGTCCGGTCATGCCCAGATGCACTAGCAAATTCTGGCCGGAATCGAGTGGAAAATAAATCTGCTTGCCGCGCCGCCTGGCATCAACCACTATTGCGCCGGTGAGTTCGCGCGTGAAGGTTTCGATGTCGGGAACAGTGATGCGCGGCAAACGCGCCCACGCGGAACGGACTTTCAAACCTACGATTTGCTGCGCCAATTGTGCGCGCACGGTTTCGGCTTCGGGAAGTTCGGGCATAACGGAAAGAAATAAGTACAGTCGAAATCGACTGTACTTATTTCAACAAAAACACGCGTCCCAGTTGCAGCTCTACAGCAAGCGCGATGGCAAAACCCACAGCCAAGCCTAGGCCCCACGGCACATACTTTTTCGTCACCGTTGGCGTAGGCGCGTCGGGCACTTGCTGGGTAATCGCCGCTGCCGTGAAGTAGCCCTTGAGATTATTCTTGACGCCGCCTAATTCTCCACGCATCGCCAGCCACGGAACAATGATAAATCCAAACGCGGCGGCACCATAAAGAAACCCGAAGCCGCAAAACCACGCACCTTTAAGCGCGCCGACCGCCGCTAGAAATTTCACATCGCCCGCTTTCGCCAGCCCCAGCATAAACGGCACCCACTGAATCGCCATTCCGACGCCCCAGCCGCACAGCGCCCACAAAGCCGCCTGCGGCCCTCCGAAAATCCCGTTGAGCACAATGCCGAGCAGCATCGTGGGAAAGGTGAACTTGTTATAAATTTTCGACCAGCGTGTATCGGTGTAAGCGCACGTCAGCAAAAACGCGATAAGCAGCGTGTTAATAACCAGAACACCCGTCGCCGAAACACCCGCTTCAGCGTTTGTCCAGAAGGAAAAAAGTTTTTGCATAGGAGAAGTACGGTCGATTTCGTCCGTACTCGTTATTCCGCCAGAACTGCCACATCTTCCGGCGCGACCGATAAGACAACAGTTTCGCCAGCGCGCACGCTTTCGCGCGGATTCAACACAGAAATCTTCTGCACGCGCCACGTTTCGGCTTCCGAGGTTTCATGCCCGCCGGTGAGCGTCGCACCGAGTTGTTCGGTTTCGCCCAGATATGTTGTGCCATCAATGCGGGCGGGAAA
The Abditibacteriaceae bacterium DNA segment above includes these coding regions:
- a CDS encoding glycosyltransferase family 2 protein; protein product: MKLSVLMPVYNEVATLEEILRRVRQVPIEKEIIIVDNISTDGTREFLSDLVAHGKAVWADEIGEVRVAFQTQNNGKGASVRRALDLARGDWIVVQDADLEYDPNDYLKLLALAEKPRRRHVEAIFGTRLLRGSQTRANQPRTAFYYGRVGLSVLFRVLYGVPVSDVATCYKLMRRDTARSLNLRANGFDLDFEIAAKLARRGIRIWELGVSYAPRTVLEGKKIHALHDGLRAAWTLWKYRFVS
- a CDS encoding glycosyltransferase family 39 protein, with the protein product MTTTSRRLVMFFVALYIAIAGLLVLRVPLGKAPDETAHIYYVQHLATTHSLPVFKPIGATKDPGYEFHQPPLYYAISAVGWNAVGPGVQNYACRLVSLLFGAATILLVFGAVRRLFDESAAILAAGFVALWPLHINVGASAGNDTAAGFFCALLFYLVARGSTEEAPSLKLSAAIGVAVGLAMLSKTSTLTVCLAALGWLVHSSWKSPVEIDRTLRRTIFLRNAAIALTVASLICGPWLVRNTALYGDPLAVRIFDEAFRNSSPRPSAFFAGGIDFLTYIRALFLVMFCTAWGIFGGPNTALEVLNLFGTRGPRPEAFGALPFLLVCGGATLAALLGLRRVAWDELNSSHKRAWLWWLLGLLAVVAAWANFNLIQFQGQARYLHPALLPLAAVLALGWREIFPMETARGKTGTIGFALVLVGLSVWNIVSWRTLV
- a CDS encoding glycosyltransferase family 39 protein — its product is MNYLLDAAMFLGLVAFVAAGSWRMASRFAARASVAVALFGGFFGLAGTSIWLVGLVKLNAAICASIFAILLLALWLAPLKRTREYGRFRPYFETTDKILLAYVAGICALTFVLTLVPPTASDYDSLVYHLSTPAQWLRAGRVVELPYDHHSYFPLTTESLFAAALSWRGLDNGAVFAKLFHWLMLPLGCATLLAIGRRFVSTRAGVFAAALWASLPVVQSEASTAYIDLALVAFALLAVLCFLEWRETAGVRWLFACGAFCGFCLGTKYLGALIFGWLGLWILFVSLKEKRPLAHVGAGALVALILGGGWYARNWLLTGNPVFPFAYEIFGGRGWTQEMATAYANDQKGFGWGRSPLDLLLLPFRLVFTPLNVQNVGGKFVGLFETPGMLVYSVIGPALLAFGAPSVLLKNKPFVVKFCLATFAFLFVFWAATGQYLRYLLPAYALLCVACGWGIENFLRRSTLLKSAVGLCLILALAFAPVLTISHARGNFAVLSGGQTPDEYLRRTFGGYQAMNWAATNAPANARFAVWGEPRCYYLQRDYFLADDAHNNLIDYKQPLFSQLKKLGATHVLVNTQAERNGGFGAVPDQWNEIVTRGQATELSSASANGYVVYQLK
- a CDS encoding HAD hydrolase family protein; this encodes MFAQTRSHEVNLISLIPTAPLATPPALSETIEQAQQRQAEADRWARIKLLALDVDGVLTDGSLTFDEDGRLLQTFNVRDGFGLVAARRSGIEVAWISGRPSKVAEQRFAELELHHCILACADKAVALRELLKQRGFTPDECCFVGDDYPDLPAYAVAGVSVAVADAHPDVLARADWTTKAAGGRGAVREVVEKILEAKGLMQKLLDRFTLIDAADEDKAPAENFQR
- a CDS encoding ribonuclease H-like domain-containing protein codes for the protein MSGVNWLYFDIETERASHEVGGWQNIQDLGLACAVTHSSAENSFRVYRKAQVGDLLEELRAADCVVGFNSIGFDVRVLQTFADFDLKTLRHLDLMLDIKAAAHFRVGLNNCCAATFGEKKSSNGLEALEWWRAGREQDVIDYCQQDVAITRRLHEWGATHGWIKCTDRSARVRTLNVPWTLSGVEAPPIQGSLF
- a CDS encoding biotin--[acetyl-CoA-carboxylase] ligase: MLGTPRRDFQLCASTNDEAARWARDGAPHGAVVVAEAQSRGRGRSGRVWNSPSGCGLYFSLVVRMDVPLARVPLLTMAAALGTACALDEYVRGASVKWPNDVLVHRKKIGGLLSEAAPNAHGLLDFAVIGIGLNIAHEENDLPSRPLFPATSLWLEARRRFERDDVLQSMLNRIEPLLLLAQNDSPQLLEQWMKRDVVQGSTVEIGVGHEAWRGVAAGVEENGALLVRDAQGQKRRVVAGDVFMIQ
- the nadC gene encoding carboxylating nicotinate-nucleotide diphosphorylase, whose product is MQEFLFKPLVEAALREDLRSGDITTQALIPAEARATAFLRTREDGIWCGLGVARCAFALLDPTATFFPAQNDGEMMRAGDTLLGISGDARAVLSAERVALNFAQRLSGIATQTRAYVQAIEGTKARLADTRKTTPGLRLLEKNAVLCGGGFNHRFALDDMILIKDNHIALCGGIASAVERARNSIGHAVKIEVECDSIAQVLEAVEARADIILLDNMPSETLKQAVEIVDGRALCEASGGITLQTIRAVAESGVDLISVGALTHGARAIDLGLDIEVQ
- the mutM gene encoding bifunctional DNA-formamidopyrimidine glycosylase/DNA-(apurinic or apyrimidinic site) lyase, with amino-acid sequence MPELPEAETVRAQLAQQIVGLKVRSAWARLPRITVPDIETFTRELTGAIVVDARRRGKQIYFPLDSGQNLLVHLGMTGRLHVEDDDDAEAPKHVHGLLRFENGRRLVFTDPRTFGRIGVMQELPFLQNMGPEPIDADFDEAALVARLRTRNTKIKAAILDQKLVAGLGNIYADEVCFLAGVHPEQRASDVPLAQLKRLVAAMRPTLEKAIAARGATLKDGGYQDTFGVFGSFIPQVYGNTNEPCATCGTIIQRGVLGVGKTARSYHFCSTCQPLRKTETDKLR
- a CDS encoding A24 family peptidase, with the protein product MQKLFSFWTNAEAGVSATGVLVINTLLIAFLLTCAYTDTRWSKIYNKFTFPTMLLGIVLNGIFGGPQAALWALCGWGVGMAIQWVPFMLGLAKAGDVKFLAAVGALKGAWFCGFGFLYGAAAFGFIIVPWLAMRGELGGVKNNLKGYFTAAAITQQVPDAPTPTVTKKYVPWGLGLAVGFAIALAVELQLGRVFLLK